The following are encoded in a window of Choloepus didactylus isolate mChoDid1 chromosome 17, mChoDid1.pri, whole genome shotgun sequence genomic DNA:
- the DCTN1 gene encoding dynactin subunit 1 isoform X7: MAQSKRHVYNRTPSGSRMSAEASSRPLRVGSRVEVIGKGHRGTVAYVGATLFATGKWVGVILDEAKGKNDGTVQGRKYFTCEEGHGIFVRQSQIQVFEDGADTTSPETPDSSASKVPKREGTDAAAKTSKLPTRPTSSGVAGASSSLGPSGSASAGELSSSEPSTPAQTPLAAPIIPTPALTSPGAAPPLPSPSKEEESLRAQVRDLEEKLETLRLKRAEDKAKLKELEKHKIQLEQVQEWKSKMQEQQADLQRRLKEARKEAKEALEAKERYMEEMADTADAIEMATLDKEMAEERAESLQQEVEALKERVDELTTDLEILKAEIEEKGSDGAASSYQLKQLEEQNVRLKDALVRMRDLSSSEKQEHVKLQKLMEKKNQELEVVRQQRERLQEELTQAESTIDELKEQVDAALGAEEMVEMLTDRNLNLEEKVRELRETVGDLEAMNEMNDELQENARETELELREQLDMAGARVREAQKRVEAAQETVADYQQTIKKYRQLTAHLQDVNRELTNQQEASVERQQQPPPETFDFKIKFAETKAHAKAIEMELRQMEVIQANRHMSLLTAFMPDSFLRPGGDHDCVLVLLLMPRLICKAELIRKQAQEKFELSENCSERPGLRGAAGEQLSFAAGLVYSLSLLQATLHRYEHALSQCSVDVYKKVGSLYPEMSAHERSLDFLIELLHKDQLDETVNVEPLTKAIKYYQHLYSIHLAEQPEDCTMQLADHIKFTQSALDCMSVEVGRLRAFLQGGQEASDIALLLRDLETSCSDIRQFCKKIRRRMPGTDAPGIPAALAFGPQVSDTLLDCRKHLTWVVAVLQEVAAAAAQLIAPLAENEGLPVATLEELAFKAGEQIYGSPSSSPYECLRQSCNILISTMNKLATAMQEGEYDAERPPSKPPPVELRAAALRAEITDAEGLGLKLEDRETVIKELKKSLKIKGEELSEANVRLSLLEKKLDSAAKDADERTEKVQTRLDETQALLKKKEKEFEETMDALQADIDQLEAEKAELKQRLNSQSKRTIEGLRGPPPSGIATLVSGIAGGGAPGQAPGSVPGPGLVKDSPLLLQQISAMRLHISQLQHENSILKGSQMKASLAALPPLHVAKLSIPPHEGPGTELATGALYRKTNQLLEMLNQLSTHTHVVDITRTSPAAKSPSAQLLEQVAQLKSLSDTIEKLKDEVLKETVSQRPGATVPTDFATFPSSAFLRAKEEQQDDTVYMGKVTFSCAAGLGQRHRLVLTQEQLRRLHGRLIS; the protein is encoded by the exons ATGGCCCAGAGCAAGAGGCACGTGTACAACCGG ACACCCAGTGGCAGCAGGATGAGTGCGGAGGCAAGTTCCCGGCCTCTGCGTGTGGGCTCCCGTGTGGAGGTGATTGGAAAAGGCCACCGAGGCACTGTGGCCTATGTTGGAGCCACACTCTTTGCCACTGGCAAATGGGTAGGCGTGATCCTGGATGAAGCAAAGGGCAAAAATGATGGAACTGTCCAAGGCAGGAAGTACTTCACTTGTGAAGAGGGGCATGGGATCTTTGTGCGCCAATCCCAG ATCCAGGTATTTGAAGATGGAGCAGATACTACTTCCCCAGAGACACCTGATTCTTCTGCCTCAAAAGTCCCCAAAAGAG AGGGAACTGATGCGGCTGCAAAGACCAGTAAACTG CCCACCCGCCCAACCAGTTCTGGGGTGGCCGGGGCCAGTAGCTCCTTGGGCCCCTCTGGCTCGGCTTCAGCAGGTGAGCTGAGCAGCAGTGAGCCCAGCACCCCAGCACAGACCCCACTGGCAGCACCCATCATCCCCACGCCGGCCCTCACTTCTCCTGGAGCGGCCCCTCCACTTCCTTCCCCCTCCAAG GAAGAGGAGAGTTTGAGGGCCCAGGTGCGGGACCTGGAGGAGAAGCTGGAGACCTTGCGGCTCAAACGGGCAGAAGACAAGGCAAAACTAAAAGAGCTGGAGAAACACAAGATCCAACTAGAGCAGGTGCAGGAATGGAAGAGCAAAATGCAGGAGCAGCAGGCAGACCTGCAGCGGCGCCTCAAGGAGGCGCGGAAG GAAGCCAAGGAGGCGCTGGAGGCAAAGGAACGCTACATGGAGGAAATGGCTGACACTGCTGATGCCATCGAAATGGCCACTCTAGACAAAGAGATGGCTGAAGAGCGGGCGGAGTCCCTGCAGCAGGAGGTAGAGGCTCTGAAGGAGCGTGTGGATGAGCTCACCACTGACCTGGAGATCCTCAAGGCTGAGATTGAGGAAAAAG GCTCGGATGGGGCTGCGTCCAGTTACCAGCTCAAGCAGCTCGAGGAGCAGAATGTCCGTCTCAAGGATGCCCTGGTCAG GATGCGGGATCTTTCTTCCTCGGAGAAGCAGGAGCATGTGAAACTGCAGAAGCTCATGGAAAAGAAGAACCAAGAGTTGGAAGTTGTGAGGCAACAGCGGGAGCGTCTGCAGGAGGAGCTGACCCAGGCAGAGAGCACCATTGATGAGCTCAAGGAACAG GTGGATGCTGCTCTGGGTGCTGAGGAGATGGTGGAGATGCTGACAGACCGGAACCTGAATCTAGAAGAGAAAGTGCGGGAGTTAAGGGAGACAGTGGGGGACCTG GAAGCAATGAATGAGATGAACGATGAGCTGCAGGAAAACGCACGTGAAACAGAACTGGAGCTGCGGGAGCAGCTGGACATGGCGGGCGCCCGGGTGCGTGAGGCCCAGAAGCGTGTGGAGGCAGCCCAGGAGACAGTTGCAGACTACCAGCAAACCATCAAGAAGTATCGCCAGCTGACTGCCCACCTACAG GATGTGAATCGAGAACTGACAAACCAGCAGGAAGCATCTGTGGAGAGGCAGCAGCAGCCACCTCCAGAGACTTTTGACTTCAAAATCAAGTTTGCTGAGACTAAGGCCCATGCCAAG GCAATTGAGATGGAGTTGAGGCAGATGGAGGTGATCCAGGCCAACCGGCACATGTCCCTGCTGACGGCTTTCATGCCCGACAGCTTCCTTCGGCCAGGTGGGGACCACGACTGTGTCCTGGTGCTGCTGCTCATGCCCCGTCTCATTTGCAAG GCAGAGCTGATCCGGAAGCAGGCCCAGGAGAAATTTGAACTAAGCGAGAACTGTTCAGAGAGGCCTGGGCTGCGAGGAGCTGCAGGGGAGCAGCTCAGCTTTGCTGCTGGGCTAGTGTACTCACTGAGTCTGCTGCAGGCCACACTACACCGCTATGAGCA TGCCCTGTCTCAGTGCAGTGTGGACGTCTATAAGAAGGTGGGGAGTCTGTACCCTGAGATGAGTGCTCACGAGCGCTCCTTGGATTTCCTTATTGAGTTGCTGCACAAGGATCAGCTGGACGAGACTGTCAATGTGGAGCCTCTCACTAAGGCCATCAAGTACTACCAG CATCTGTACAGCATCCACCTTGCTGAGCAGCCTGAGGACTGTACCATGCAGCTGGCTGACCACATTAAG TTCACCCAGAGTGCCCTGGACTGCATGAGCGTGGAGGTGGGACGGCTACGTGCCTTTTTGCAG GGTGGGCAGGAAGCTTCAGATATTGCCCTTCTGCTCCGGGACCTGGAAACATCATGCAGTGACATCCGCCAGTTCTGTAAGAAGATCAGAAGGCGAATGCCAGGGACGGATGCTCCTGGGATCCCAGCTGCACTGGCCTTTGGACCTCAG GTCTCCGACACCCTCCTAGACTGCAGGAAACACTTGACATGGGTGGTGGCTGTGCTGCAGGAGGTGGCAGCTGCTGCTGCCCAGCTCATTGCCCCACTGGCAGAGAATGAGGGGCTGCCTGTGGCCACCCTGGAGGAACTGGCTTTCAAAGCAGGCGAGCAG ATCTACGGGAGCCCCTCCAGCAGCCCCTATGAGTGTCTGCGCCAGTCATGCAACATCCTCATCAGTACCATGAACAAGCTGGCCACAGCCATGCAGGAGGGGGAGTACGATGCCGAGCGGCCCCCCAGCAAG CCACCTCCAGTTGAGCTGCGGGCAGCAGCCCTTCGTGCAGAGATCACAGATGCTGAAGGCCTGGGTTTGAAGCTTGAAGATAGAGAGACAGTAATCAAGGAGTTAAAGAAGTCACTCAAGATCAAG GGGGAGGAGCTGAGTGAGGCCAACGTGCGGCTGAGCCTCCTGGAAAAGAAGCTGGACAGCGCTGCCAAGGATGCGGATGAGCGCACTGAGAAAGTCCAGACTCGGCTGGATGAGACCCAGGCGCTgctgaagaagaaggagaa AGAGTTTGAGGAGACGATGGATGCACTCCAGGCTGACATTGACCAGctggaggcagaaaaggcagAACTAAAGCAGCGGCTGAACAGCCAGTCCAAGCGCACAATTGAAGGCCTCCGGGGGCCCCCTCCCTCGGGTATTGCTACTCTTGTCTCTGGCATTGCTGGTG GGGGAGCCCCTGGGCAGGCTCCAGGGTCTGTGCCAGGCCCGGGGCTGGTGAAGGACTCCCCGCTGCTGCTCCAGCAGATCTCTGCCATGAGGCTACACATCTCCCAGCTCCAGCATGAGAACAGTATCCTCAAG GGATCGCAGATGAAGGCATCCCTAGCAGCCTTGCCTCCTCTGCATGTGGCAAAGCTGTCCATCCCACCCCATGAGGGCCCTGGCACTGAGCTAGCTACCGGGGCGCTGTATCGTAAGACCAACCAGCTGCTGGAGATGTTGAATCAGCTGAGCACACACACCCATGTAGTAGACATCACTCGCACCAGTCCCG CTGCCAAGAGCCCCTCTGCCCAGCTGCTGGAGCAGGTTGCTCAGCTCAAGTCCCTGAGTGACACCATCGAGAAGCTCAAG GATGAGGTCCTCAAGGAGACAGTGTCTCAGCGCCCTGGAGCCACAGTCCCCACTGACTTTGCCACCTTCCCTTCATCAGCCTTCCTCAGG GCCAAGGAGGAGCAGCAGGACGACACAGTCTACATGGGCAAAGTGACCTTCTCTTGTGCGGCTGGCCTTGGACAGCGACACCGGCTGGTGCTGACCCAGGAGCAGCTGCGCCGGCTTCACGGTCGCCTCATCTCCTAA
- the DCTN1 gene encoding dynactin subunit 1 isoform X6, whose product MAQSKRHVYNRTPSGSRMSAEASSRPLRVGSRVEVIGKGHRGTVAYVGATLFATGKWVGVILDEAKGKNDGTVQGRKYFTCEEGHGIFVRQSQIQVFEDGADTTSPETPDSSASKVPKREGTDAAAKTSKLPTRPTSSGVAGASSSLGPSGSASAGELSSSEPSTPAQTPLAAPIIPTPALTSPGAAPPLPSPSKEEESLRAQVRDLEEKLETLRLKRAEDKAKLKELEKHKIQLEQVQEWKSKMQEQQADLQRRLKEARKEAKEALEAKERYMEEMADTADAIEMATLDKEMAEERAESLQQEVEALKERVDELTTDLEILKAEIEEKGSDGAASSYQLKQLEEQNVRLKDALVRMRDLSSSEKQEHVKLQKLMEKKNQELEVVRQQRERLQEELTQAESTIDELKEQVDAALGAEEMVEMLTDRNLNLEEKVRELRETVGDLEAMNEMNDELQENARETELELREQLDMAGARVREAQKRVEAAQETVADYQQTIKKYRQLTAHLQDVNRELTNQQEASVERQQQPPPETFDFKIKFAETKAHAKAIEMELRQMEVIQANRHMSLLTAFMPDSFLRPGGDHDCVLVLLLMPRLICKAELIRKQAQEKFELSENCSERPGLRGAAGEQLSFAAGLVYSLSLLQATLHRYEHALSQCSVDVYKKVGSLYPEMSAHERSLDFLIELLHKDQLDETVNVEPLTKAIKYYQHLYSIHLAEQPEDCTMQLADHIKFTQSALDCMSVEVGRLRAFLQGGQEASDIALLLRDLETSCSDIRQFCKKIRRRMPGTDAPGIPAALAFGPQVSDTLLDCRKHLTWVVAVLQEVAAAAAQLIAPLAENEGLPVATLEELAFKAGEQIYGSPSSSPYECLRQSCNILISTMNKLATAMQEGEYDAERPPSKPPPVELRAAALRAEITDAEGLGLKLEDRETVIKELKKSLKIKGEELSEANVRLSLLEKKLDSAAKDADERTEKVQTRLDETQALLKKKEKEFEETMDALQADIDQLEAEKAELKQRLNSQSKRTIEGLRGPPPSGIATLVSGIAGEEQQRGGAPGQAPGSVPGPGLVKDSPLLLQQISAMRLHISQLQHENSILKGSQMKASLAALPPLHVAKLSIPPHEGPGTELATGALYRKTNQLLEMLNQLSTHTHVVDITRTSPAAKSPSAQLLEQVAQLKSLSDTIEKLKDEVLKETVSQRPGATVPTDFATFPSSAFLRAKEEQQDDTVYMGKVTFSCAAGLGQRHRLVLTQEQLRRLHGRLIS is encoded by the exons ATGGCCCAGAGCAAGAGGCACGTGTACAACCGG ACACCCAGTGGCAGCAGGATGAGTGCGGAGGCAAGTTCCCGGCCTCTGCGTGTGGGCTCCCGTGTGGAGGTGATTGGAAAAGGCCACCGAGGCACTGTGGCCTATGTTGGAGCCACACTCTTTGCCACTGGCAAATGGGTAGGCGTGATCCTGGATGAAGCAAAGGGCAAAAATGATGGAACTGTCCAAGGCAGGAAGTACTTCACTTGTGAAGAGGGGCATGGGATCTTTGTGCGCCAATCCCAG ATCCAGGTATTTGAAGATGGAGCAGATACTACTTCCCCAGAGACACCTGATTCTTCTGCCTCAAAAGTCCCCAAAAGAG AGGGAACTGATGCGGCTGCAAAGACCAGTAAACTG CCCACCCGCCCAACCAGTTCTGGGGTGGCCGGGGCCAGTAGCTCCTTGGGCCCCTCTGGCTCGGCTTCAGCAGGTGAGCTGAGCAGCAGTGAGCCCAGCACCCCAGCACAGACCCCACTGGCAGCACCCATCATCCCCACGCCGGCCCTCACTTCTCCTGGAGCGGCCCCTCCACTTCCTTCCCCCTCCAAG GAAGAGGAGAGTTTGAGGGCCCAGGTGCGGGACCTGGAGGAGAAGCTGGAGACCTTGCGGCTCAAACGGGCAGAAGACAAGGCAAAACTAAAAGAGCTGGAGAAACACAAGATCCAACTAGAGCAGGTGCAGGAATGGAAGAGCAAAATGCAGGAGCAGCAGGCAGACCTGCAGCGGCGCCTCAAGGAGGCGCGGAAG GAAGCCAAGGAGGCGCTGGAGGCAAAGGAACGCTACATGGAGGAAATGGCTGACACTGCTGATGCCATCGAAATGGCCACTCTAGACAAAGAGATGGCTGAAGAGCGGGCGGAGTCCCTGCAGCAGGAGGTAGAGGCTCTGAAGGAGCGTGTGGATGAGCTCACCACTGACCTGGAGATCCTCAAGGCTGAGATTGAGGAAAAAG GCTCGGATGGGGCTGCGTCCAGTTACCAGCTCAAGCAGCTCGAGGAGCAGAATGTCCGTCTCAAGGATGCCCTGGTCAG GATGCGGGATCTTTCTTCCTCGGAGAAGCAGGAGCATGTGAAACTGCAGAAGCTCATGGAAAAGAAGAACCAAGAGTTGGAAGTTGTGAGGCAACAGCGGGAGCGTCTGCAGGAGGAGCTGACCCAGGCAGAGAGCACCATTGATGAGCTCAAGGAACAG GTGGATGCTGCTCTGGGTGCTGAGGAGATGGTGGAGATGCTGACAGACCGGAACCTGAATCTAGAAGAGAAAGTGCGGGAGTTAAGGGAGACAGTGGGGGACCTG GAAGCAATGAATGAGATGAACGATGAGCTGCAGGAAAACGCACGTGAAACAGAACTGGAGCTGCGGGAGCAGCTGGACATGGCGGGCGCCCGGGTGCGTGAGGCCCAGAAGCGTGTGGAGGCAGCCCAGGAGACAGTTGCAGACTACCAGCAAACCATCAAGAAGTATCGCCAGCTGACTGCCCACCTACAG GATGTGAATCGAGAACTGACAAACCAGCAGGAAGCATCTGTGGAGAGGCAGCAGCAGCCACCTCCAGAGACTTTTGACTTCAAAATCAAGTTTGCTGAGACTAAGGCCCATGCCAAG GCAATTGAGATGGAGTTGAGGCAGATGGAGGTGATCCAGGCCAACCGGCACATGTCCCTGCTGACGGCTTTCATGCCCGACAGCTTCCTTCGGCCAGGTGGGGACCACGACTGTGTCCTGGTGCTGCTGCTCATGCCCCGTCTCATTTGCAAG GCAGAGCTGATCCGGAAGCAGGCCCAGGAGAAATTTGAACTAAGCGAGAACTGTTCAGAGAGGCCTGGGCTGCGAGGAGCTGCAGGGGAGCAGCTCAGCTTTGCTGCTGGGCTAGTGTACTCACTGAGTCTGCTGCAGGCCACACTACACCGCTATGAGCA TGCCCTGTCTCAGTGCAGTGTGGACGTCTATAAGAAGGTGGGGAGTCTGTACCCTGAGATGAGTGCTCACGAGCGCTCCTTGGATTTCCTTATTGAGTTGCTGCACAAGGATCAGCTGGACGAGACTGTCAATGTGGAGCCTCTCACTAAGGCCATCAAGTACTACCAG CATCTGTACAGCATCCACCTTGCTGAGCAGCCTGAGGACTGTACCATGCAGCTGGCTGACCACATTAAG TTCACCCAGAGTGCCCTGGACTGCATGAGCGTGGAGGTGGGACGGCTACGTGCCTTTTTGCAG GGTGGGCAGGAAGCTTCAGATATTGCCCTTCTGCTCCGGGACCTGGAAACATCATGCAGTGACATCCGCCAGTTCTGTAAGAAGATCAGAAGGCGAATGCCAGGGACGGATGCTCCTGGGATCCCAGCTGCACTGGCCTTTGGACCTCAG GTCTCCGACACCCTCCTAGACTGCAGGAAACACTTGACATGGGTGGTGGCTGTGCTGCAGGAGGTGGCAGCTGCTGCTGCCCAGCTCATTGCCCCACTGGCAGAGAATGAGGGGCTGCCTGTGGCCACCCTGGAGGAACTGGCTTTCAAAGCAGGCGAGCAG ATCTACGGGAGCCCCTCCAGCAGCCCCTATGAGTGTCTGCGCCAGTCATGCAACATCCTCATCAGTACCATGAACAAGCTGGCCACAGCCATGCAGGAGGGGGAGTACGATGCCGAGCGGCCCCCCAGCAAG CCACCTCCAGTTGAGCTGCGGGCAGCAGCCCTTCGTGCAGAGATCACAGATGCTGAAGGCCTGGGTTTGAAGCTTGAAGATAGAGAGACAGTAATCAAGGAGTTAAAGAAGTCACTCAAGATCAAG GGGGAGGAGCTGAGTGAGGCCAACGTGCGGCTGAGCCTCCTGGAAAAGAAGCTGGACAGCGCTGCCAAGGATGCGGATGAGCGCACTGAGAAAGTCCAGACTCGGCTGGATGAGACCCAGGCGCTgctgaagaagaaggagaa AGAGTTTGAGGAGACGATGGATGCACTCCAGGCTGACATTGACCAGctggaggcagaaaaggcagAACTAAAGCAGCGGCTGAACAGCCAGTCCAAGCGCACAATTGAAGGCCTCCGGGGGCCCCCTCCCTCGGGTATTGCTACTCTTGTCTCTGGCATTGCTGGTG AAGAGCAGCAGCGAG GGGGAGCCCCTGGGCAGGCTCCAGGGTCTGTGCCAGGCCCGGGGCTGGTGAAGGACTCCCCGCTGCTGCTCCAGCAGATCTCTGCCATGAGGCTACACATCTCCCAGCTCCAGCATGAGAACAGTATCCTCAAG GGATCGCAGATGAAGGCATCCCTAGCAGCCTTGCCTCCTCTGCATGTGGCAAAGCTGTCCATCCCACCCCATGAGGGCCCTGGCACTGAGCTAGCTACCGGGGCGCTGTATCGTAAGACCAACCAGCTGCTGGAGATGTTGAATCAGCTGAGCACACACACCCATGTAGTAGACATCACTCGCACCAGTCCCG CTGCCAAGAGCCCCTCTGCCCAGCTGCTGGAGCAGGTTGCTCAGCTCAAGTCCCTGAGTGACACCATCGAGAAGCTCAAG GATGAGGTCCTCAAGGAGACAGTGTCTCAGCGCCCTGGAGCCACAGTCCCCACTGACTTTGCCACCTTCCCTTCATCAGCCTTCCTCAGG GCCAAGGAGGAGCAGCAGGACGACACAGTCTACATGGGCAAAGTGACCTTCTCTTGTGCGGCTGGCCTTGGACAGCGACACCGGCTGGTGCTGACCCAGGAGCAGCTGCGCCGGCTTCACGGTCGCCTCATCTCCTAA